In one window of Clupea harengus chromosome 4, Ch_v2.0.2, whole genome shotgun sequence DNA:
- the cebpb gene encoding CCAAT/enhancer-binding protein beta produces MEVAGFYEGDCLAFHGSNSISSPVGDGICKQPIDGSMTKLGISQHEKTIDFSIYLDSLHYHQLANHNQVPLQRGDVYSDFLEESRNKRVSPLQNYRNYISLNDRETSSINSHRETNPLGYSDLEETRVDTVYSPEFVGNSSKGGPREEPREESGMDGSSGFDMRSYLQFQSAPSGSLGNISDASSSCSTSPPGTPAPPGKGGSPQQHGKMSGGKGKKRLEKDSEEYRQRRERNNLAVRKSRDKAKMRNLETQHKVLELAAENDRLQKRVEQLSRELATLRNLLSATGQC; encoded by the coding sequence ATGGAAGTGGCTGGTTTTTACGAGGGGGATTGCCTCGCTTTCCACGGTAGCAACAGTATTAGCAGTCCCGTCGGCGACGGCATATGCAAGCAGCCCATTGACGGCTCCATGACGAAACTTGGTATCTCGCAGCACGAGAAGACGATCGACTTCAGCATCTACCTAGACTCTCTGCACTATCATCAGCTGGCCAACCACAACCAGGTGCCTCTCCAGCGCGGAGACGTCTACAGTGATTTCCTCGAGGAGAGCAGAAACAAGAGGGTGTCACCGTTACAAAACTACAGGAACTACATTTCACTCAACGACCGTGAAACGAGCTCGATCAACAGCCACAGGGAAACCAACCCACTAGGCTATTCCGACCTCGAGGAGACCCGAGTTGACACGGTCTACAGCCCGGAGTTCGTCGGAAACTCGTCTAAAGGTGGTCCCCGGGAGGAGCCTCGCGAAGAGTCGGGAATGGATGGTTCGTCTGGGTTTGACATGCGCTCCTACCTACAGTTCCAGTCGGCCCCGAGTGGCAGTTTGGGGAACATTTCCGACGCTTCATCCTCGTGCTCCACCAGTCCCCCGGGCACACCTGCTCCGCCGGGGAAAGGAGGGTCGCCGCAGCAGCACGGCAAGATGTCGGGCGGGAAAGGGAAGAAGCGCCTGGAGAAGGACAGCGAGGAGTACCGACAAAGGCGCGAGAGGAACAACCTGGCCGTCCGAAAGAGCAGGGACAAAGCCAAAATGCGCAACCTGGAGACGCAACACAAAGTGCTCGAACTCGCCGCCGAGAACGACCGTTTACAGAAGCGCGTGGAGCAGCTGTCACGAGAGCTGGCCACGCTGCGTAACCTGCTTTCTGCCACCGGCCAGTGCTAA